Proteins encoded by one window of Lycium barbarum isolate Lr01 chromosome 11, ASM1917538v2, whole genome shotgun sequence:
- the LOC132617782 gene encoding protein NUCLEAR FUSION DEFECTIVE 6, mitochondrial-like isoform X3, with product MATFAARSVLRSAATSGRAAAARISTGAKPKSSPFRIPTQKPLNSRIFRSPVEMSCVRVESMFPFHTATASALLTSMLSATPRSYGWTLEDG from the exons ATGGCCACTTTCGCCGCCAGGTCCGTCCTCCGCTCAGCCGCCACTTCCGGCCGAGCCGCCGCCGCCAGAATTTCCACCGGCGCGAAGCCAAAAAGCTCTCCGTTTCGTATTCCAACTCAAAAACCTCTCAATTCTCGCATTTTCAG GTCGCCAGTAGAAATGAGTTGTGTTAGAGTGGAATCGATGTTTCCATTTCACACTGCAACTGCCTCAGCATTGCTTACTTCAATGCTCTCTGCTACTCCTCGGAGCTATGGTTGGACGCTTGAAG ATGGATGA
- the LOC132617782 gene encoding protein NUCLEAR FUSION DEFECTIVE 6, mitochondrial-like isoform X4 produces the protein MATFAARSVLRSAATSGRAAAARISTGAKPKSSPFRIPTQKPLNSRIFRSPVEMSCVRVESMFPFHTATASALLTSMLSATPRSYGWTLEGL, from the exons ATGGCCACTTTCGCCGCCAGGTCCGTCCTCCGCTCAGCCGCCACTTCCGGCCGAGCCGCCGCCGCCAGAATTTCCACCGGCGCGAAGCCAAAAAGCTCTCCGTTTCGTATTCCAACTCAAAAACCTCTCAATTCTCGCATTTTCAG GTCGCCAGTAGAAATGAGTTGTGTTAGAGTGGAATCGATGTTTCCATTTCACACTGCAACTGCCTCAGCATTGCTTACTTCAATGCTCTCTGCTACTCCTCGGAGCTATGGTTGGACGCTTGAAG GGCTGTGA
- the LOC132617782 gene encoding protein NUCLEAR FUSION DEFECTIVE 6, mitochondrial-like isoform X2, which produces MATFAARSVLRSAATSGRAAAARISTGAKPKSSPFRIPTQKPLNSRIFRSPVEMSCVRVESMFPFHTATASALLTSMLSATPRSYGWTLEDCNDDL; this is translated from the exons ATGGCCACTTTCGCCGCCAGGTCCGTCCTCCGCTCAGCCGCCACTTCCGGCCGAGCCGCCGCCGCCAGAATTTCCACCGGCGCGAAGCCAAAAAGCTCTCCGTTTCGTATTCCAACTCAAAAACCTCTCAATTCTCGCATTTTCAG GTCGCCAGTAGAAATGAGTTGTGTTAGAGTGGAATCGATGTTTCCATTTCACACTGCAACTGCCTCAGCATTGCTTACTTCAATGCTCTCTGCTACTCCTCGGAGCTATGGTTGGACGCTTGAAG ATTGCAATGATGATTTATGA
- the LOC132617782 gene encoding protein NUCLEAR FUSION DEFECTIVE 6, mitochondrial-like isoform X1 produces MATFAARSVLRSAATSGRAAAARISTGAKPKSSPFRIPTQKPLNSRIFRSPVEMSCVRVESMFPFHTATASALLTSMLSATPRSYGWTLEVYRYFLFLQ; encoded by the exons ATGGCCACTTTCGCCGCCAGGTCCGTCCTCCGCTCAGCCGCCACTTCCGGCCGAGCCGCCGCCGCCAGAATTTCCACCGGCGCGAAGCCAAAAAGCTCTCCGTTTCGTATTCCAACTCAAAAACCTCTCAATTCTCGCATTTTCAG GTCGCCAGTAGAAATGAGTTGTGTTAGAGTGGAATCGATGTTTCCATTTCACACTGCAACTGCCTCAGCATTGCTTACTTCAATGCTCTCTGCTACTCCTCGGAGCTATGGTTGGACGCTTGAAG TCTATCGGTACTTCCTCTTTCTGCAGTAA